aAGGAAGCCAATACAAAATAGCAGGTGCATATTGACAGAGTAGAGGATAGCTACATCAGGTTTTGGGTATTAAGTGCTGGAAGAAGGAAACATATCAGGAAATTAGAGGGGCTGGCAATGTTGAATTATTGAATTCTGATTTTCTCCTAATAAATTGAATGCTTTGCAAAAGCACATAGCTGTAATCTAAATTGTAAGCCAACTGAATGGGAGGCTTGTGCATGGAAATGGAATACCCGTGTGCCTTCAGTTACCAGCATAAAGCATAGCGACTTGCTCCCATGCAAAGATTGAAGTATCTCTCTTTTGCCAGCTCTCATGGTGCTTTATTAGGACTATAAGGGATCGCTTATTACAGATCATTATAAGAGGAGATGTTGCATTacctgtaatttttttttcccttttttggttTATATTGTGCTGCCTTTATGTTAAGGTGCTGTTAGTACTAACAACAACTGTTCTCTAAGCCAAGCTCAACTTCTGTCAGTTATTTCAACCATCTAGGACTGGTGAACAAGTTTAGCATTGGATTAAAAGTTATAATAGTGTTTCTTCATGATGCCATGTTCGTAATGGATGATAGTTTCTCTCCATGTGGATAGGAGGTAAACAATCCAATACTGCAAGCACTCCTCTCAAGCGGCTCAATCTCTGTTACAGCTTGCATTCTTGTCTACTGCATTGTCACTCCCTTCCTGGAAGAGATTGTCTACAGAGGGTATTTGCTGACTTCTCTTTCCTGCACTATGAAGTGGCAGCAAGCCGTTCTGCTGAGTTCTTTGCTTTTCAGTGCATCTCACTTCTCTGCTGAGAATTTCCTGCAGTTATTCGTTATTGGCTGTGTCCTTGGATGCTCTTATTGTTGGTCTGGGAACCTTAGTTCATCTGTCCTCGTACACTCGTTGTACAATGCCTTCATCCTCTACATAACCTATATTTCTTGAATATTGATGCTGATTCTGCGCGTTCCTTCTACTTATTTGGACAAATTATCTACCTTTTATGGATTCCGTTTACAATGACAACTAATTATTGCTTGTCCTCTCAGCTTTACAGAGAAGCCTCGGGCCGCAGAATAGACATCTCCTGTCCACTATGGATGCTGCTGATTTTTAGTGGGAAAGACATCTCATACTCAATATGCCCTTTTgctggggaaaaaaaaaagggttgccTCAGGAGCTCGCTTTTTATGGAGCATTGCATAATCAATTAACATACAGTTCTAGGAGGGAAAagcaaattgagattttttcatTGAATAATCTCTAACCCTTCAGGTAAAATGTTGCTACAGATCCTGATAAAGGTTAACTGACTAAAGAAGATGATATGTAACAATAATTGACATCTCCTCGTAATCAATTTGGAAATTAACAGTGTTATAGAGCACGAGTaaagaaatttctaactttcAGTGTCTTTGATCTTCTTTTTGAGTGTTTTTCCAATTTATCCAGTTCTTAAGGGACTCGAACGTCAATCTGCAAAGTTTGCTTGGTAGGTCAATCTATTCATGCCAATCGTTGTCAGTGGTTCTGCAATCCATATTCACATTCTCCAGGACATGTGATACCTGAAAATTACACCTGAAGAGAGAAGGCCCACTTGAGCCAGTACAATTTTGGACCCCTTCCTTCATACAAATTGGATAAGGCAACCATGTTTAGCTAGTCCATAACATTTCAGAACCCTTTACAGCTTCTGGTACATCCCTATTATATATTTCATCTACTGTAAtctgtgctttttttttttccatctagCCTAATAAGTTTTCAAAAAGTGTGCAAGAACAAGAAGTTCAAAAGAAGGTGTGAATGTGATTAGGTTTGAATACAAATGATTTGATAGTGGTTTACAGCAGGTAATTGGTTGGA
Above is a genomic segment from Coffea eugenioides isolate CCC68of chromosome 5, Ceug_1.0, whole genome shotgun sequence containing:
- the LOC113769992 gene encoding uncharacterized protein LOC113769992 isoform X3, with translation MAFYVFSLHIPLSFGGLAIVATILHQEVIEPQTEALALLGLEILEFIGFVLLLKRPGEPQYKLLDLFQVNELAAERSWLLASLIGFLFLLFLLLVTSLIADQFLGTKEVNNPILQALLSSGSISVTACILVYCIVTPFLEEIVYRGYLLTSLSCTMKWQQAVLLSSLLFSASHFSAENFLQLFVIGCVLGCSYCWSGNLSSSVLVHSLYNAFILYITYIS